A stretch of the Rosa rugosa chromosome 5, drRosRugo1.1, whole genome shotgun sequence genome encodes the following:
- the LOC133708988 gene encoding pectate lyase-like: MSQTMALNRLGSIFLVLFLLFCVAVIVNAENDTAEDEYWKERAAVAMKIAEESVHPNPQEVTEEINADVHELIMGQNSTKRKLRGSKGYDGPCEATNPIDACWRCDPDWADNREKIVDCVKGFGKKTTGGKGGPIYIVTDDSDDDIVNPKPGTLRDAVIQKGPLWIIFEHSMVIRLQQELMVSSDKTIDGRGANVVIAFGGGITLQYVKNIIITNIHVKDIDSKAGGMIRDCVDHFGFRTRSDGDGISLFGASNVWIDHVSMARCDDGLIDAIMSSTAITISNSHFTDHNEAMLFGASNSYSQDKIMQVTVAFNHFGQGLIQRMPRCRFGFFHVVNNDYTHWIMYAIGGNMNPTIISQGNRYIAPESHVAKEVTKREYTDESEWKHWNWRSEGDLMVNGAYFVESGDPNVAKSEKIEMLPFKPGTLASTLTRFSGALECCVGQPC; this comes from the exons ATGTCACAGACAATGGCACTGAATAGACTCGGTTCAATCTTTCTCGTCTTATTTTTGTTGTTCTGTGTTGCTGTAATTGTCAACGCCGAAAATGATACTGCGGAAGATGAGTACTGGAAAGAACGAGCCGCTGTTGCTATGAAAATTGCCGAGGAATCTGTTCATCCAAATCCCCAGGAAGTTACCGAGGAGATCAATGCTGACGTACACGA GCTTATCATGGGGCAAAATAGCACGAAAAGGAAATTGAGAGGTTCCAAGGGATACGACGGTCCCTGCGAGGCCACCAACCCAATCGACGCATGCTGGCGGTGTGACCCTGATTGGGCCGACAACCGCGAGAAGATCGTCGATTGCGTCAAGGGTTTCGGCAAAAAGACTACCGGCGGCAAGGGTGGGCCCATCTACATTGTCACTGATGACTCAGATGACGACATTGTGAACCCTAAACCAGGAACTCTCCGCGACGCAGTGATCCAGAAAGGTCCTCTATGGATCATCTTTGAGCATAGCATGGTGATTCGTCTGCAACAAGAGCTGATGGTATCAAGTGACAAGACCATCGATGGTAGAGGAGCCAACGTTGTGATTGCCTTTGGTGGTGGCATCACTCTTCAGTATGTGAAAAATATCATCATCACGAACATTCACGTTAAGGACATTGACTCCAAAGCCGGTGGTATGATCAGAGACTGCGTGGATCATTTTGGTTTTAGGACCAGGAGCGATGGCGATGGCATCTCCCTCTTCGGCGCTTCCAACGTCTGGATCGACCATGTTTCCATGGCGAGGTGCGACGACGGACTCATCGACGCTATCATGAGTTCCACTGCTATCACCATCTCCAACTCCCACTTCACTGACCACAACGAG GCAATGTTGTTCGGGGCAAGTAATAGCTACTCTCAAGACAAGATCATGCAAGTAACGGTCGCGTTCAACCACTTTGGGCAGGGATTGATTCAGAGAATGCCAAGGTGCCGATTTGGATTCTTCCACGTGGTGAACAATGACTACACCCATTGGATAATGTATGCTATTGGTGGTAACATGAACCCTACCATCATCAGCCAGGGTAACAGGTACATTGCTCCTGAAAGCCATGTCGCAAAAGAG gtgaCCAAGAGGGAGTACACAGACGAGTCGGAATGGAAGCACTGGAATTGGAGATCCGAGGGAGACTTGATGGTGAATGGAGCATATTTCGTTGAATCCGGGGACCCCAACGTTGCGAAATCAGAGAAGATAGAAATGTTGCCGTTCAAGCCCGGGACGTTGGCCTCAACCCTTACTAGATTTTCCGGCGCTCTAGAGTGCTGTGTTGGCCAACCATGCTAG